In Spirosoma pollinicola, the genomic window ACGTACCCTGTAGTGGATACACAATATTATCACGCCGGTCGTAGCGATAGGCATAGCTCATCGTCAGGTATTGCTGACTTGTGCGGCCATCTAAAAAGTAATCAGGGTTCAGTTTGGCAATCGTATCGGCAATGGTGTTGCGGATATAGCGCGTATCGAGCGTATGGTAATGATAGAGTCCGCGTCGGTGGGTCAATATCACGGCGGCATAAGCCCGCTCACGAAGCACCTCATCCGACTTCACATAAACCCACTTATCAAACTGTGTCCGGTAAGGTATTTCCTTATTGGTTGTATAGGCCAAATCAACACGAAGGCCAATTTTCTGCGCCAGATCAATGTAAGGCTTTGAATAGGACAGCACCGTTCGTTGCTGAAACCCACGTTCAACGACTACCTGAACTCGGTCGTTGTTACCGGTGACGTTGCGATAACTAAGGCGGCCACCATAAATAACCCGACTAAAATCTCGACCCCTGTCATACCACCACTCGTTAAAATTTCGGTCGGCCAGATCAAAAACGGGATACGCGATAACGTACCAGCGCTCCTTCATGAGTATAGTCAGATCGAGTTGGGCTAGGGTTTTGGCATCAACAGCGGGCGTGATCTCGGTGGCCACATCGACCGTAACGAATAAGGTCGTATTATTGATATTCCGCTGATCCCAGGCTATACGGCCTGGCAAATCGGCCAGTTGAACGGAGTCGCCCATGTGCAGGGTCATTTCCCGAAGGATGATCCGGTCGCGGGTGCGGTAGTTTCCTTTGAGCGTAATGGACCGGACAATAACTTTCTGAGCCGAGTCGGCTGGAGCAGACGCAAAAACGGAAAAAGACGATAAAAGGACTACCGTTATTACCGGAAATAAGAGCGGCCACCGTTTCGGAATCATGCTCAAAAGTACGCCTTTTCAAAAAAATAAGACAAGTATATCTCCGTATCCTGCAAACGAGTACGTATTATTGTTAGCTTTTAAGCAACACCTATGATAACTATTTAAATATACGCCAATCCATGCAAACAGGAAGCATACAGAAATCTACGGGCACGGCTAAACCCAGCTTGAGTTTCTGGCAGATCTGGAATATGAGTTTCGGATTTTTGGGTATTCAATACGGTTTTGGTCTACAACAGGCCAATATGAGTCCTATTTATCGCTACCTGGGCGCTGACGAAGCTTCCATTCCGGGTCTTTGGCTCGCGGGGCCATTAACAGGACTATTGCTCCAGCCAATTATTGGTGCTATTTCGGATAAGAGCTGGTCGCCACGCTGGGGCCGACGAAAGCCATTTATTCTGGCCGGGGCTTTGTTAGGTAGTATTGCCATGATATTCATGCCCAATTCATCTTACGTTTGGATGGCAGCAGGCTTGATGTGGATGCTCGATGCCGGGTTGAATTCAGCCATGGAACCTTTCCGGGCTTTTGTGGGCGATATGCTTAACGACAAACAACGACCTACCGGCTTTGCCATACAATCATTTATGGTCGGTTTTGGGCAAACCTTAGCCAATCTAATGCCGTATCTGCTACCTATTGTGGGCGTTTCGATGGTGATGTCAGATGACCAACTGTCGAATGGTATTCCCAACTCGGTGCGTTATCCGTTTTATATTGGAGCTGCTTCTATTCTGATCTCGGTGTTCTGGACAATCCGCACAACAAAAGAATACCCACCCGTCAACGACAGTTATAAAGACCAGCATGTTTTTACGGACGAAGAAAAAAAGTCGATTTCGTTCTGGCATCTGGCGTTAACCCTGGGCGGTGCAGTTCTGGCTTTCTTTTTTGCCGCGCGAATTGGCGGTTTAGTAACAGGTTCACTGTGGGGTGTGGGTGTATTTGCAGGCGGCTACTTACTCCTTAGACTTCCTATTTTCAAAGAGATACTAGCTTCACTCTCGGCCATGCCTACTGTTATGAAACAGCTCTGGTGGGTCAAATTTTTCACCTGGTATGGGTTGCCACTTATGTGGCAATATCTGTCATTGGCAGTGGCAAAATATGCGTTCAACGCGCCCGACGCGGTTTCGAATAAAGTTGGGTTTGAAGAAGGCACTAAATGGGGCGGACTTTGCTTTGCTATGTTCAGCATCTCCTGCGCCGTTATTTCATTCTTTATTCCACGTATTGCCAAAGCTCTCGGTAGTGCCCGCGCTACCCATGCCGTATTCCTCACGATTGGGGCAATGGGCTTCTTTCTGACCCTTACCTCCAATGATAAAATGATCTACCTCATCGGTATGACGATTATTGGGTTTGCCTGGGGATCTATCATGTCGATGCCTTATCTGATGTTGGCAAGTGCGGTTCCCAAAGAACGTATGGGTGTTTATATGGGCATTTTCAATGGATTTATCTGTGTGCCACAATTTATCGGTATGCTCACCGTACCCCTTTTTTACAAACCCATTCTGGGCGATGATCCGCGCAACGCGCTTGTGTTAGCCGGTATTTGTCTGCTGTTGGCAGCTGCCTCCTGCTTCCTGGTTAAAGAAATCAAACCGAGGGCCGAAGAAGATACGATTCCAGTTGAGTTTGGCTGAAATTAACCTGAATTTACTGTGCACGACTGCGCGGGCGGCTTCGTTACGTTTTTTGCTCACGTCGAAAAAAACGTAATTCGTACATCGTAACGAGATCGCCCGCGCGGTCGTAATTCATTTATATGACAAATTCACCCCGCCCCTACGCTCTCCTTTCCGTTGGCGAACTATTAGCCGATTTGATTGGCCACCATGTTTCACATAGCTTACTCGACGCGCAGGATTTTCGTCGGTATCAGGGAGGTAGTCCTGCGAATATGGCAACCAATATGGCCCGGTTAGGTAATCCAACGGCCCTGGTGGCCTGCGTTGGTAATGACAACATTGGCACCTACTTAACACGTCAGATTGAAGAATCGGGTGTCGACATCCAGTTCATTACAGCCGACTCGCAGGAACCGACAAGTATTGTTCTGGTTTCCCGTACGGCAGGAACACCCGATTTTGTTGCCTACCGCCATGCCGATTGTCTCCTTAAACCCGAACAACTTCCCGACTCACTATTAGCGCAAACTCAGTTGTTTCATACGACCTGCTTTGCGCTTAGTCGACAACCGGCGCAGGATACGATTGTCGATGCGGCTAAACGGGCTCGGGCTGCTGGCTGTCAGGTTACGATCGATACCAATTACGCCCCAAGTATATGGCCAGACCGCGATCAGGCCTGGCGTGTTATCAGCGACTATTGTTCGGCTGGAGCTTTGGTAAAAATCAGTGAAGATGATGCCGAGCGGCTTTATGGCGGAACCCAAACACCCGAACGGATATTGGAAGATTTCCATCAAATGGGTGCAGCCATGATCTGCCTGACACTTGGCCCGAATGGTAGTTTGGTTTCGTATGATGGCGGCTCAAAACAGTCGCGCATTCCGGGCAGAAAAATCGATGTTGTCGATGTTACCGGCGCGGGAGATGCGTACTGGGCTGGCTTCCTGACCGCCTATCTGGATGGCTATGCACCCGGCAACTGTGCCCATGCAGGCGCAGCTTTAGCTAAAATGAAGTTGACTCGGCAAGGTCCATTACCTGATAAAGTTGACAGGAAGGTATTATATACCCAGTTCGAGTAAGAGTTTTGTTACCTAAAAGAGGTTGGTTAACCAAACTTGTAAGTCCTGTTAACCAACCTCTTTTCTTTGTATCGTTTTTTACTTTAAGTCGCCTAACTTATCCAGATCAACATCGTTCAGGGCCGCTTTCATTTTGTCCATGCTTACGCCCCTACCTTTTACCGTTACGAGAAAACGCTTGTTTATCAGCATAGCAATTTCGCCGTCTTTTTCTTTGTTATCGTATTTTTCGTACGATTTATTATCACCAATAGTGCTGGTTTTCTCGTAACCATTTTCGGTTTCTTTATCCACTTCCATCATCGACCAGGCGGCTAATCCCATCATCATAGCCGAGCCACCTCCATCCACGATAGACATCTCAATAGTTTCGGTGTCGTCGGTGTTCCCATATTTACCAGTTGCGGTGGAGATTGAGAAACCAGCGGCTCCATTTTTTTCACCAGTTGCTTCTTTCCGCGTCAGGCCATCCGCATCGGCAGGCAGGAGTTCTTTCAACGACCGAAAATCAACGGTAGATACGGGACCTTTTTTCTGCATTTCTTCGGCTTGAGCGGCCATCTCTTTCATGGCACTGGCAGCGCCCATAACCGATACTGACTCTTCATCTTTTTTCTCTTCTTCTTTCTTTCCTCCGCAGCCGGTGAATAATAGAGCTGGCAGCAATCCGGCCCAAAGCAGGTTTAGATTTGTACGCATGGTCGTTGTGAAACTAAGGATGGGATTGGACAATTAACTGTCAGAAAGTTACATTTTCTATTCACATTAGTGTTAATCTTTTGATTAAACGTTATGATCGAACCCTTCTCTTTAGGCAGATTCAGCATACTCAGTTAAGCTTCTGTTCGTAATACTCTGTTTCACCTACTGTTATCAAACTTGAATACGTGCATAAATTATAGCACACATGTAGCTATTTATTTTCGACATTTAATAAAAGGTTTTTAACCACAGAGGCACAAAGAGCACAGAGATTTGAAAGGGTACTTTTTACCCCATTAAACCTCTGTGCTCTTTGTGCCTCTGTGGTTAAAAACCTTTTATTAAACGTCAAGGATATCTACAATTGACTGTTATAGTCAACAGTTCTTTACATCACTCTACCAATTTAGTAAGTACATAATAGTTAGCGTCGACCGTGAGCGTGGTCTCGTTTTTTACGGTTAGTGTTTTCCATTCTGCCGTGGGCTGTACCTGAAAATAAGGTCCCGATGCGCCCGCACATACCCGAACAGGCATATCGAAACCTGACACAGAGTTGGCCCAGCGATACTGAAACCCACCCATTACTGGACGATATTCGAGTATAGGAATCTTATTCGTACGCAGATATTGATCAAATACAGGCATTAAATTGAGCCCCGTTTGCTGACTCATGTATTGCTCAATCTGATTAGTCGTCACTGTCTGGTGATAGAAGGTTTTATTCAATCCGCGCAAAACCTGTCTCCATTTTTCGTCGTCGCCTACCAGTTGCCGGATCGTGTGCAACATATTACCGCCTTTGTAATACATATCCCCCGACCCTTCGTGGTTTACGTTATATACACCAATGATGGGTATATCATTTCTGATATTAGCACGACAACCAATTACATACTGAGCACCAGCTTCTTTTCCATAATAATACTCCGTAAACAGGCATTCCGAATAGTTGGTAAAACTCTCGTGAATCCACATGTCGGCTACGTCTTTATAGGTAATATTGTTGGCAAACCACTCATGCCCCGACTCGTGAACGATAATAAAATCCCAGAGCAATCCCCAGCCTGTGCGAGAAAGATCGCGGCCCAGATATCCATTCCGAAAGTGATTTCCATAGGTCACCGAACTCTGGTGTTCCATGCCGAGGTAAGGAGTCTCGACCAGTTTATAGCCATCTTCATAAAATGGATATGGACCAAACCAATGCTCAAACGCTTTCATCATCTTAGGTACTTGCTTAAACTGCATTCGGGCCGAATCGGCATGGACAGCGAGTGCGTAATAATTTAACGCGAGAGGGCCTTTTTCTCCCTGATAGGTTTCTGACCAGTGTTCATAGTGGCCAATATTCAAATTGACCCCGTAGTTGTTAATAGGATTGACCACATACCAGTCGAAGGTGCGGGTGTGGTCGGGGTTGTTGGTTACTTTACGGAGTCGACCATTCGAGACATCCATCAGGTCTTCGGGAACGGTAACGCTGATCGCCATGGAATCAGGCTCATCGTACATATGGTCTTTGCAGGGCCACCACGCGCTGGCACCCAGTCCCTGACAAGCCGTAGCAATAAACCAGTTTCCCGATTTATCATGCGACCAGACAAGGCCGCCATCCCAGGGCGGGCGTTTTGCAACTCGGGGTTTACCAGCATATTGTACCGTTACAGACTCCGTCTGACCCGTTTTCTGCGGTTTCGTTAGGGTAACAAAATAGGCGTTGCCGTCCTGCCGAACGGCAAGCGATTGGCCGTCCTGCTCTACCCGAACAACGCGCAACGGGCGCTGTAAATCTACCTGAAGTATTTGACCGGGTTTCAACACCCGATACCTGATTAAAGTTGAGCCGCTTAAGGTACTATCCCTGGGCTGTACCCGAACGTTCAGGTGATAATACGCCAGATCCCACCAGGCACGTTCGGGTGTGATAGACCCGCGAAGGGTATCATCGTGCGTAAAATGAGTTTTCTGCGCTTTTGCCCAAACGGGCAATGTCAGCAGCAAAATGAGGAACAAGAGTCGATTCATGGATTAATCGAGTGATTAACGTGGGCCGGGTGGGCAGTATTTAAGCAGGTAATTCGTATACAGTGTTTGCAGGTGCTGGGAGGTTCCCGGTCCCTCGCTGATACCATGCGAGCGGTTCGGGTAGGGCATCACCTGAAACTGTTTGTTGTTCTTTATCAATTCGTTGATAAGTACCTCGGCATTGTCGTAATGCACATTGTCATCGCCGGTGCCGTGAATATAGAGCAGGTTGCCGCGCAGATTTTTCGCATACGTAATGGGCGAGCCGGCAACAAAATCCTCCCGATTTTCCTGAGGAAGACCCATATACCGTTCCTGATAAATATTGTCGTAAAAGAGCTGATTACCCACGGCGGCAATAGAAATCCCCGTTTTATAGATGTCCGGGTATTGAAACAATAGATGCAGGGTTGTGGAGCCTCCCCCGCTCCATCCCCAAACAGCCACGCGGCTGGTGTCTATGTAGCTGTGTTGTGCGAATAATTTACGCGCACCCATTGCCTGATCGCGGATATTGATCCGGCCAATTTGCCGGTAGATCGACTTCCGCCAGGCGGCTCCTTTCAGGTTGGGCGTTCCCCGGTTGTCGAGGGCGACATAGATATAGCCAGCCTTAGCCATGTCGCCTTGAAACAGTCGATTCTGACCGATAGAAAAATCATCATTTACGGTGCTTCCTGCCGGTTCGCCATACACATAAAAGACAATCGGGTATTTTTTGGTACTGTCGAAATCCGTCGGTTTGGCCATCCAGCCATCGAGTGTTACCCCATCGTCGGTGGTGAGTTTAAAAAAGTTGACGTTCGATTTGGTAGCGGGCTTGATTTTGGCCGCAATACTCTCTGTTTCGTTGACCGCTTTATGGTCAGGCAGGCTTATCCACTCACGTGCCGGGGGTGTTTGGTAGTTTGTGAAGGTGTGCTGAGCAAACCGGCCATTGGGCGAAATCGTGTACCCGTGGGTTCCTGCCTGCCCGGTGGGCGTTACGCGCTCAGCCTTCCCTTTACCGTCCAGGCTGGTTCGGTACAGATACCGTTGGTTTGTATTATCGGGCGACGCAATGAAGTAAATCTGAGTGGTAGCCTCGTTGATTTGACTGATTGTAGCAATATCGTAATCCCCAGGCGTCAGAAGAGTTTCTTTTTTACCATCGGTAGTAATGCGGTACAAGTGCCGCCAGCCGTCTTTTTCAGACACCCATACAAAGGACTTTCCCCTTTCCAGCCACTCCCAGCCACTTGGATCGTCGCGGCTCCAGCGTGCTTTAATATCGATCCAGCCTTTATCCGTTTCTGTATAAACAAGGTTTGCCGATTGGCTGGCTGGGTTGCAAATAAACAGTTTACTTTCATTTTGCTTCCGGTTCAATTGCTGTACAATCACACTTCCCCCAGCAGGAAGCCACTCCAGACGAGTGAGGTAATGTTGCTGCGAATCGCCGGGAATGTTCAGCCAGGTTGTTGGTGGTATGGCATTCGGGCCACCCGTTACAGACACAACCCCGATGCGCGTTGGCGATGGGCTTTCGCCTACTTTGGGGTACTCAACCGGCACCACGTGCGAATAAGCAGAATCTGTTGTGTTCAGCATCAGGTAATCGCGGATATTGGTAGCGTCTACCTGCCAATACGCAATTTGCTTGTTATCGGGACTCCACCGAAAGCCATCCCGGCAACCGAATTCTTCTTCATACACCCAGTCGAACGTACCATTGATGCGTTTCCGGGTACCATCGGTCGTGAGTTGGGTCGTTTTGCCGGTTGCTACCTCTTCGATAAACAGGTTATGTTCGCTAACATAGCCTACCGTGCGCCCATCTGGCGACAATTTGGCATACATCAGCGATTGCGACGGGCGTTTACCAGACAGACCAACTTGCCGGGCCTGACCACTTGCCCGATTAATCAGGTAATAATCGCCTTTGGTGTTATACCGCCAAACGCGGGCCGTATTTGTAAAGATTAGAACGGTCGCACTATCGGCGGTGAAGGCAAAATCGGCAACGGGCATTGGCTGTTCACTACCGGGCCGATGCAGTTTGTCTTTAGCCAAAAGAACCGTTTTTCGACCCGCGCGAATATCGGTCTTTACTACTTCTCCCTGCTCAACGGTGGCTAATGCGTTTCCATCAGCAGACCAATGCATTTGTCGGCCGGGGACCTGAGCCGATACATTGCAAGCGATTAAACCTATCAGGAAAGCTGACAGGTATTGACGTGGCATAAAAAAAGACGAACTCACAGAATGAAGTGTAAAATTGAGGTAAGATATCCTCAAAAATACAGCATTTTCTGTGTTCCCGTCTTTTTATGAATGACATTCCCGTTTCTCACAGATGGGTAGGGGTGTAAACCAGATCGACACAGAATTTCTGTACCTATTTGGCTATACATTTACACCTATCCACCCGAACGATACAGGCTACGACTTAATCGTTCTTGGCTCCTCAGATACCGGTAAAACAGTGGGCGTCCGGTAGCTGCGTACCAGGAAATAAATACCCATCAGCACGGCCGGAATGCTCAGAATTTGTCCCACGTTCAGGGGCAGACTATCCTCGAATGCTACCTGATTTTCTTTCAGGTATTCGTAGAAAAATCGCAAGCCAAAAATCCAGATCATGAAAATCCCCAGCATACTGCCACGGGGCGTCCGTTCTTTTGTGCGATTCCAGAACCACAGCAGGATAAAAAACAGGATCAGGCAGGAAATGGACTCATACAATTGCGCCGGGTGGCGGGGAATTTTGGCGTATTCTGTATTATTCATGAACACAAACGCCCAGGGGACATCTGTTGGGCGGCCAACAATTTCGGAGTTCATCAGGTTGCCGAAACGGATACAGGAACCCGCCAGCGCTACCACAATCGCGATGCGATC contains:
- a CDS encoding BamA/TamA family outer membrane protein, with product MIPKRWPLLFPVITVVLLSSFSVFASAPADSAQKVIVRSITLKGNYRTRDRIILREMTLHMGDSVQLADLPGRIAWDQRNINNTTLFVTVDVATEITPAVDAKTLAQLDLTILMKERWYVIAYPVFDLADRNFNEWWYDRGRDFSRVIYGGRLSYRNVTGNNDRVQVVVERGFQQRTVLSYSKPYIDLAQKIGLRVDLAYTTNKEIPYRTQFDKWVYVKSDEVLRERAYAAVILTHRRGLYHYHTLDTRYIRNTIADTIAKLNPDYFLDGRTSQQYLTMSYAYRYDRRDNIVYPLQGTLLAGAVGVSGLLPHDNFHFLDLSASATRYWALGGRFYFAGNVRARATWPTRQPYYNLRGLGNAIDMVRGYELYVVDGQRTFIFRNSLRYQLFNVRKQLNWLHVRQFNTVPIAAYLTAFGDAGYVSSTVAEQYQSKLANRLLMGTGMSLDVVSFYNLVMRFSGTVNAQGNVGFFFNLAQEL
- a CDS encoding MFS transporter, translated to MQTGSIQKSTGTAKPSLSFWQIWNMSFGFLGIQYGFGLQQANMSPIYRYLGADEASIPGLWLAGPLTGLLLQPIIGAISDKSWSPRWGRRKPFILAGALLGSIAMIFMPNSSYVWMAAGLMWMLDAGLNSAMEPFRAFVGDMLNDKQRPTGFAIQSFMVGFGQTLANLMPYLLPIVGVSMVMSDDQLSNGIPNSVRYPFYIGAASILISVFWTIRTTKEYPPVNDSYKDQHVFTDEEKKSISFWHLALTLGGAVLAFFFAARIGGLVTGSLWGVGVFAGGYLLLRLPIFKEILASLSAMPTVMKQLWWVKFFTWYGLPLMWQYLSLAVAKYAFNAPDAVSNKVGFEEGTKWGGLCFAMFSISCAVISFFIPRIAKALGSARATHAVFLTIGAMGFFLTLTSNDKMIYLIGMTIIGFAWGSIMSMPYLMLASAVPKERMGVYMGIFNGFICVPQFIGMLTVPLFYKPILGDDPRNALVLAGICLLLAAASCFLVKEIKPRAEEDTIPVEFG
- a CDS encoding carbohydrate kinase family protein; this translates as MTNSPRPYALLSVGELLADLIGHHVSHSLLDAQDFRRYQGGSPANMATNMARLGNPTALVACVGNDNIGTYLTRQIEESGVDIQFITADSQEPTSIVLVSRTAGTPDFVAYRHADCLLKPEQLPDSLLAQTQLFHTTCFALSRQPAQDTIVDAAKRARAAGCQVTIDTNYAPSIWPDRDQAWRVISDYCSAGALVKISEDDAERLYGGTQTPERILEDFHQMGAAMICLTLGPNGSLVSYDGGSKQSRIPGRKIDVVDVTGAGDAYWAGFLTAYLDGYAPGNCAHAGAALAKMKLTRQGPLPDKVDRKVLYTQFE
- a CDS encoding transposase yields the protein MRTNLNLLWAGLLPALLFTGCGGKKEEEKKDEESVSVMGAASAMKEMAAQAEEMQKKGPVSTVDFRSLKELLPADADGLTRKEATGEKNGAAGFSISTATGKYGNTDDTETIEMSIVDGGGSAMMMGLAAWSMMEVDKETENGYEKTSTIGDNKSYEKYDNKEKDGEIAMLINKRFLVTVKGRGVSMDKMKAALNDVDLDKLGDLK
- a CDS encoding M1 family metallopeptidase, producing the protein MNRLLFLILLLTLPVWAKAQKTHFTHDDTLRGSITPERAWWDLAYYHLNVRVQPRDSTLSGSTLIRYRVLKPGQILQVDLQRPLRVVRVEQDGQSLAVRQDGNAYFVTLTKPQKTGQTESVTVQYAGKPRVAKRPPWDGGLVWSHDKSGNWFIATACQGLGASAWWPCKDHMYDEPDSMAISVTVPEDLMDVSNGRLRKVTNNPDHTRTFDWYVVNPINNYGVNLNIGHYEHWSETYQGEKGPLALNYYALAVHADSARMQFKQVPKMMKAFEHWFGPYPFYEDGYKLVETPYLGMEHQSSVTYGNHFRNGYLGRDLSRTGWGLLWDFIIVHESGHEWFANNITYKDVADMWIHESFTNYSECLFTEYYYGKEAGAQYVIGCRANIRNDIPIIGVYNVNHEGSGDMYYKGGNMLHTIRQLVGDDEKWRQVLRGLNKTFYHQTVTTNQIEQYMSQQTGLNLMPVFDQYLRTNKIPILEYRPVMGGFQYRWANSVSGFDMPVRVCAGASGPYFQVQPTAEWKTLTVKNETTLTVDANYYVLTKLVE
- a CDS encoding S9 family peptidase: MHWSADGNALATVEQGEVVKTDIRAGRKTVLLAKDKLHRPGSEQPMPVADFAFTADSATVLIFTNTARVWRYNTKGDYYLINRASGQARQVGLSGKRPSQSLMYAKLSPDGRTVGYVSEHNLFIEEVATGKTTQLTTDGTRKRINGTFDWVYEEEFGCRDGFRWSPDNKQIAYWQVDATNIRDYLMLNTTDSAYSHVVPVEYPKVGESPSPTRIGVVSVTGGPNAIPPTTWLNIPGDSQQHYLTRLEWLPAGGSVIVQQLNRKQNESKLFICNPASQSANLVYTETDKGWIDIKARWSRDDPSGWEWLERGKSFVWVSEKDGWRHLYRITTDGKKETLLTPGDYDIATISQINEATTQIYFIASPDNTNQRYLYRTSLDGKGKAERVTPTGQAGTHGYTISPNGRFAQHTFTNYQTPPAREWISLPDHKAVNETESIAAKIKPATKSNVNFFKLTTDDGVTLDGWMAKPTDFDSTKKYPIVFYVYGEPAGSTVNDDFSIGQNRLFQGDMAKAGYIYVALDNRGTPNLKGAAWRKSIYRQIGRINIRDQAMGARKLFAQHSYIDTSRVAVWGWSGGGSTTLHLLFQYPDIYKTGISIAAVGNQLFYDNIYQERYMGLPQENREDFVAGSPITYAKNLRGNLLYIHGTGDDNVHYDNAEVLINELIKNNKQFQVMPYPNRSHGISEGPGTSQHLQTLYTNYLLKYCPPGPR
- the lgt gene encoding prolipoprotein diacylglyceryl transferase, giving the protein MLQYVIWEVNPEIFHVGSFSVRWYGLLFALGFLIGMQIMGYVFKKEDKPLADTDTLLIYMVVSTILGARFGHFLFYEPDVLLHHPLTVITPPFAGLASHGAIIGILTGLWLYSRRKESIRTNQTFLWVTDRIAIVVALAGSCIRFGNLMNSEIVGRPTDVPWAFVFMNNTEYAKIPRHPAQLYESISCLILFFILLWFWNRTKERTPRGSMLGIFMIWIFGLRFFYEYLKENQVAFEDSLPLNVGQILSIPAVLMGIYFLVRSYRTPTVLPVSEEPRTIKS